From Agelaius phoeniceus isolate bAgePho1 chromosome 27, bAgePho1.hap1, whole genome shotgun sequence, one genomic window encodes:
- the LOC129134637 gene encoding H-2 class II histocompatibility antigen, A-U alpha chain-like, with product MDGARSLPRLLPLLALTLTPILGVQVQHSIIQTEFYQKSLSPGVPDSDEFMFDFDGDEIFHVEKEETIWRLPEFQEFASFEAQGALQNIAIDKQNLENSMAAYNRSRTPSVAPEVAVFPKHPVEQDEPNILICSVTKFWPPVLGLVWFRNGARVTEGVLETPFYPDRDFSFRKFSYLPFIPEPGDYYDCKVEHEGLEKPTKTHWEPQIQAPASEATETAICALGLAVGIVGIAAGTILIIRGMKLGRARTERGTL from the exons ATGGACGGAGCGCGGAGCCtcccccggctgctgccgctgctggcCCTGACCCTGACCCCGATTCTGGGGGTCCaag TCCAGCACAGCATCATCCAGACGGAATTCTACCAGAAATCCCTGAGCCCCGGCGTCCCCGACAGCGACGAGTTCATGTTCGACTTCGACGGCGACGAGATTTTCCACGTGGAGAAGGAGGAGACGATCTGGAGGCTGCCCGAGTTCCAGGAGTTCGCCAGCTTCGAGGCGCAGGGCGCGCTGCAGAACATCGCCATCGACAAGCAGAACCTGGAGAACTCCATGGCCGCCTACAACCGCTCCCGCACCCCCAGCG TGGCCCCGGAGGTGGCCGTGTTCCCCAAGCACCCGGTGGAGCAGGACGAGCCCAACATCCTCATCTGCTCGGTCACCAAGTTCTGGCCGCCGGTGCTGGGCCTGGTTTGGTTCCGGAACGGCGCCCGGGTCACCGAGGGCGTCCTGGAGACGCCGTTTTACCCCGACCGCGACTTCTCCTTCCGCAAGTTCTCCTACCTGCCCTTCATCCCCGAGCCCGGCGACTACTACGACTGCAAGGTGGAGCACGAGGGGCTGGAGAAGCCCACCAAGACGCATTGGg aaccccaaatccaggcgCCGGCCTCCGAGGCCACGGAGACGGCGATTTGTGCCCTGGGCTTGGCCGTGGGCATCGTGGGCATCGCCGCCGGCACCATCCTCATCATCCGCGGGATGAAGCTCGGCCGCGCCCGCACCGAGCGCGGCACGCTCTGA
- the LOC143691867 gene encoding class II histocompatibility antigen, B-L beta chain-like, translating to MGRGAAAGALLVALVVLGAPPAAGAELSGVFQEMLQGECYFINGTEKVRLVQRLIYNRLQYAMFDSDVGHFVGFTPFGEMNAKRWNSNPAFMEDRRTAVDRYCRHNYEVFRPFIVERRVPPSVSISLVPPSSSQPGPGRLLCSVMDFYPAAIQVRWFQGQQELSEHVVATDVVPNGDWTYQLLVLLETPPRRGLTYSCQVEHVSLEQPLSRHWEMPPDAARSKMLTGIGGFVLGFVFLALGLGFYVRKKSS from the exons ATGGGGCGAGGGGCGGCAGCCGGGGCCctactggtggcactggtggtgctgggagcccccccggctGCGGGCGCGGAGCTCTCGG GGGTGTTCCAGGAGATGCTACAGGGCGAGTGTTACTTCATTAACGGCACGGAGAAGGTGAGGTTGGTGCAGAGGCTCATCTACAACCGGCTGCAGTACGCGATGTTCGACAGTGACGTGGGGCACTTTGTGGGGTTCACCCCCTTTGGGGAGATGAATGCCAAGCGCTGGAACAGCAACCCGGCCTTTATGGAGGACAGACGGACTGCGGTGGACCGGTACTGCCGGCACAACTACGAGGTGTTCCGCCCGTTCATCGTGGAGCGCCGAG tgccccccagcgTGTCCATCTCGCTGGTGCCCCCCTCGagctcccagcccggccccggccgcctGCTCTGCTCCGTGATGGATTTCTaccctgctgccatccaggTGAGGTGgttccagggccagcaggagctctcaGAGCACGTGGTGGCCACCGACGTGGTCCCCAACGGGGACTGGACCtaccagctgctggtgctgctggaaacCCCGCCCCGGCGCGGGCTCACCTACAGCTGCCAGGTGGAGCAcgtcagcctggagcagcccctgagccGGCACTGGG AGATGCCGCCGGACGCCGCCCGCAGCAAGATGCTGACGGGCATCGGGGGCTTCGTCTTGGGCTTCGTCTTCCTGGCGCTGGGGCTCGGCTTCTACGTGCGCAAGAAG agctcctga
- the LOC143691894 gene encoding class II histocompatibility antigen, B-L beta chain-like, with product MGRGAAAGALLVALVVLGAPAAAGAELSGVFQRMTKSECYFINGTEKVRYVQRAIYNREQFIMFDSDVGHFVGFTPYGEKLAKRWNSNAVFMEDRRTAVDWFCRCWYKNFTPFLTERRVAPSVSISLVPPSSSQPGPGRLLCSVMDFYPAAIQVRWFQGQQELSEHVVATDVVPNGDWTYQLLVLLETPPRRGLTYSCQVEHVSLEQPLSRHWGTGEPLGALAEPLGCAGSHWEGAGESRAGTGRGSTLDNPGSPVLAAHPAGDAASSWLPPLRPG from the exons atGGGGCGAGGGGCGGCAGCTGGGGCCctactggtggcactggtggtgctgggagcccccgCGGCTGCGGGCGCGGAGCTCTCGG GGGTGTTCCAGAGGATGACAAAGTCCGAGTGTTACTTCATTAACGGCACGGAGAAGGTGAGGTACGTCCAGAGGGCCATCTACAACCGGGAGCAGTTCATAATGTTCGACAGCGACGTGGGGCATTTTGTGGGGTTCACCCCCTATGGGGAGAAGTTGGCCAAGCGCTGGAACAGTAACGCGGTATTCATGGAGGACAGACGGACTGCGGTGGATTGGTTCTGCCGGTGCTGGTACAAGAATTTTACCCCGTTCCTCACAGAGCGCCGAG tgGCCCCCAGCGTGTCCATCTCGCTGGTGCCCCCCTCGagctcccagcccggccccggccgcctGCTCTGCTCCGTGATGGATTTCTaccctgctgccatccaggTGAGGTGgttccagggccagcaggagctctcGGAGCACGTGGTGGCCACCGACGTGGTCCCCAACGGGGACTGGACCtaccagctgctggtgctgctggaaacGCCGCCCCGGCGCGGGCTCACCTACAGCTGCCAGGTGGAGCAcgtcagcctggagcagcccctgagccGGCACTGGGGTACGGGGGAGCCCCTGGGGGCGCTGGCAGAgccactgggctgtgctgggagccactgggagggagctggagagagccgggctgggactgggagag GATCCACGCTGGACAATCCCGGGTCACCCGTGCTGGCCGCACACCCCGCTGGGGACGCTGCATCTTCCTGGCTGCCCCCGTTGAGGCCGGGATGA